The Arcobacter roscoffensis genome segment TAAGGTATTAGAATTAATAGAAAATCCTAATAAATTAATAGAATATACTATTCCAAAAAATATCCCTAAAAAAAGAAAAATCAAAGAGATTTTGAAGTTTTGATTTATGAAACTACTGAATTTGTCCATCTTTCACCTCAATTATTCTATTTGATAATTGTGCAAGACTCTTATCGTGCGTAGCAACTATTACTGTGATTCCTTCTTTTGATAACTCTTGAAATAGTTTAAAAACATTTAAAGAGTTTTTTGAATCTAAATTACCAGTTGGTTCATCTGCAAAAAGAACTTTTGGTTTATTTATAAGTGCTCTTGCTATTGCAACTCTTTGTCTTTGTCCTCCTGATATTTCATTTGGAAATTTATTTAGAAGCTCCCTAATATCTAATAAATTAAAAAGTTCACTTATTTCTTTATCACTTGCTTTTTCATTAGCTATTTTTATATTTTCAGCATTTGTAAGATAGTTTATTAAATAGTGAAATTGGAAAATAAAGCCAATATTATCTTTTCTAAATTTATCTATATTTTTTATTTCTCTATATTTTTTATTTTCAAAAAATAGTTCGCCACTTTTTTCTTTTAAAAGTGTTGATAAAATTGAAAGTAGGGTAGTTTTACCACTTCCACTCTCACCAATAATAGATATAAATTCACCTTTTTTAATACTTAGATTTATATTTTTTAAGGCCAAATCACCATTATAATCATGAGAAAAGTTTTTTGCTTCTATTATCATATTTTATCTCCTTGCATTAAAATTATTGGATCAATTTTAGATACATTTAAAGCAGGGATTATTGAGCCAATTACAGCCATTAAAATTGAACAGATAAATAGTGTAAGGCTTAAAGAACTACTTAAATGTGCATTGATATATCCATGAAATAGCTCAAATTTTTCAATCATCAGAAGAAATATATTTGCTATAAAAAATGCAGAAATAAAACTAATAAAGCCCAAAATGGCTGTTTCTAAAACTATTTGATTAATAATTCTTCCCGTTGAAATTCCAATAGCCTTTTTTATTCCAAATTCACTTTTTCTTTGATTTACAGTAATACTCATAATACTTACAACACTTAAAAGTCCCATACAAAAAGCTACCGATGAAATAAGCTTAGAAGAAGTTCTGATAATTTCAAATTGGTTATAATTATCTACAAAGCTATTTGTAGATTTAACTTCAATATCGTTTGATAAGTCTTGTGTATTTTTTATTATGAAATCTATATCTTTTTGAATATTTGTATTTACTAAAAGAAATGAAGCTGATTTATTAAAGATTTTAGAAGCTTGATTTATATTTAATACAACTCCACCATTTTCAAAACCAATTTCACTTCTAAATACTCCAGAAATTTTGTACGTATCTTTTGAAATTTGAATACTGTTTTTATTTTTTAAAGAATCATATATAGATTTTCCTACTAAAACTTCATTATCTTTTGGATATGAACCTTTTATTAGTGTATAGTTTGAAAATCTATTTTTTGTTACTCCATATACAGCTACAATTGGTAGTTCTTCAACAGGACTTGCCCCAACAACAACAGCTGATACTTTTTTAACTCCATCAAACTCTTCTATTTTATGAATAAGATTTATATCTACATTTGAAAAAAATGTATCAGAAATCTTTGCTTGAGTTATTATAATATCTCCATCATTTTTAAGCATAGAAGAGTACATATAAATAATGCCATTTGATATTGAACTAATTAAAAAAATAGAACAAATACTAAGGCTTAAACTAAATAATATTAGTAAGGTTTTAAGTTTATTAGCTTTTAAAGCTTTTAAAGCAGTTCGCATATATCTCCTTTTCATTATAGGAAATATAGCTGCAATTGATGAATTAAATATGAATAGGGTATGAACTTTTATTCATAAAAAAGAGTTTTTAGGTATTCTTCTGCTGTTTTTAAATGTTCATGTAGTTTATCTTCTGACATTCTATTTAAAAGAGATATTTGCATTTTCATTCTAGGATTATCTTTGAAAAGATGTGAGTATTTATATAAAAATCTCCAATATAAAGCATCAACTATTTTACACCAAGGCTCTTTTTTTGAGTAATCACTCATCTTTATAAGATAATTAGAACTTGCTATATATGGCTTAGTAGTTATACTTCCACCATCACTAAAACCACTCATTCCATAGACATTTCCAAGCATTACCCAATCGTAAGCATCTATATAGTTTTGCATAAAATACTCATAGACATCATTTGGCCTTATTTCTAAAAGTAAAAAGATATTACCTAAAATCATAAGTCTTTCTATATGATGAGCATAGGCTGTTTTGTCTACTTTTTTTATTACATCATCCAGTATATCTATTCCACTTTTTCCATCAATAATTGCTTTTGGCATTGAGTTTTTAAATTCAAAAAAATTAGAGTTTCGCAATCTCACACCATCATCTTCATAGATTTTTAGCATAAACTCTCTCCAACCAATAATCTGTCTTATAAATCCTTCTTTGGCATTATATGGAGCATGTGCATTTTTTATTTTTTCAATTACATAGTTTAAATCAAGTAAACCTATATTTAAACTGCTTGAGATATTTGAGTGGAAAAGATAAATAAGATTAGTATTTTTTGTAATTGCATCTTGGTAGTTTCCAAAGTTGTCAAATTTTTCTTTTACAAAATACTCAAGTTGTAATCTAGCTTCATCAAAAGAAATAGGGTAATTAAAATCTTCACAAACACCTACAGTATCAAACTTTTGACAATACTCTTTTGCTTCATTTATATAGTCATTTTCATAAGATAGTGTTGCAGGAATAAATATATCTTTTGGAAGTTTCTTTCTATTATCACTATCAAAACTATATTTCCCGTATAAAGGTTTTCCGTTTTCCATAAATATATCAAGCTCTTTTCTTCTGTGCATATAAAAATGGTGTAGAAACTTACTTTTATCATCAGGATGTAAAAAGTTTGGATTTTTAATAGTATGTATATTTTCAAAATTCTTATAAACTTTCTTTTCTAAATAATCATCAAAAAGTTCATATATAAAAATTTCATTAGTTTTGTATTTTTCTAAATAGCTTTCATCCTCAAAATACTCAACATCAAAAGCATTTTGTTTTAAATAATTTTCATAAAACTTCATAGAGGCTCTATGAAGTACTAACTTTTGAATATGAAATTTATATTGAGTAAAAAATAAAGGCTCTTCTATTAAAACTATTTTTTTGTTTTTTAAAATATCAGTATTTTCAAATAACTGATGAGGATAGATTAAAAAAATATCCATTAAAATATTCTTCTTATAGGTTCAGGGGATGGCTTAGCAAAATAGTAACCTTGTGCATAATCTACACCTAGTTTTTTTACCATTTCTAACTCTTCTAGTGTTTCAACACCCTCGGCTAATATTTGAATATTGTTATCAATAGATATTGATTTTAAAGCTTTATAAACTGATTGTTTAAGCTCATTTGTATCAATACCATCTATTATATTTCTATCAACTTTTATAATATCAGGTTTTATATCAATAATCATATTTAAAGAAGAGTATCCCTCTCCAACATCATCTAAGGCAATTTTGAAGCCTTGTTCTCTATAGTAGTTTAAGATTTGTTTTAAATGCACTTTATCTTGTACATTTTCAGTTTCAACTACTTCAAAAACAATGTTTCTAGGGTCAAGTTCTAGTTGTTTAGCCCATTTAACTGTACTTTGCAAACAAAATTTTGGGTCATAAATAGCTGTTGGTAAAAAGTTTATAAAAACTTTTGAGTTTATTTTTTTTACTGCTGCTGTTTTAAGTGCAGACTCACGACAAAGTTTATCTAGTCTAAAGTTTGTATCATTTCTATTTGACTTTTCAAAAAGATCATTTGGATACATCAAGTCACCATTTGGTAAAACACCTCTTGTCAAACATTCATAGGCATGTATTTTATTTGTTTTCATATCAATTATTGGTTGAAAATGCGTAGTTAAAGTCTCACTTTCTAGTATCTCAAAAAAGCTATTATCTTTAATGAAATTTAGATAAATATTTAAAGGCTTAGCTTTTAAAACAGAAGTAATAGATAAAAGCTCATTAGTAGTTTCAACAAATATTTTTATCTCAGCTTGCTCAAATTGAGTGAAATTCTCATCAAAAAACTCTACTTGATTTTCAAAAAAAGTTCTAGCATCATCTATATCAATACTGCAAATATGTTCTTTAAGTCTTAGATTATTCTTATCTTTTAAAAGAATCTTACACTTATGTAATAACTCTGGAACTACAGTTATAAAGTGAATTGTTGCTTTTTCATTTTTTATACAAAAATTTTCATTACATTTACAGCTCATATTTTATCCTTATGGTGCTAATCTATTTACTTCCCAAGAATTATCTTCTTTTCTTTTATACTCAAACCTATCATGTAATCTATCTTTTCCACCTTGCCAAAACTCTATTGTTTCAGGGACTACTTTATATCCACCCCAAAAAGAAGGGAAGGGTACTTCTCCTTTTGAAAACTTATTTTTTATCTCATCAAACTTTGCTTCAAGTAAGCTTCTTGAACTAATAACCTCACTTTGATGTGATACCCAAGCTCCAAGTTGACTACCTTTAGGTCTTGATAAAAAGTATTTCATAGAATCAGTTTTACTGATTTTTTCAATTCTTCCTTCCATCTTTACCTGTCGCTCTAAACCTAACCAAGCAAAGTGAATAGCTCCATATGGGTTTTCATCTATTTGCACTGCTTTTTTGCTTTTATAGTTTGAGAAAAATACAAAACCATCTGTATCAAAGGTTTTAAGTAGAACAGTTCTAATTGAAGGTTTCATATCATTTCCAACTGTAGATAAGCTCATAGCATTTGGCTCTATAAGATTTGCATCTATTGCTTGGTTGAACCATATCTCAAACTGTTTAAAAGGGCATTCATCTAAATCTTTAAAATCTAAACCCTTTGTCATATACTCTTGTCTCATTTTTGATAAATCAAACATTATCAAGCCTTATTGTTTAATTATAGTGATTACTAGCTCACCTACTGTAAAACCAAACTTTTTCATCTTTGAGTGGTTTATAATAACTCCATCTTCTTGTAAATGTAACCAATCTTTCACATCTATATTGATAGTTGAATCATTGTAAGGAACTTCCATTGTATAGTCTATCATTACTGTGTTACCATTTGACTTAAGTATACCTTGCCCTACAATATCAGAAGCAGTTCCTATATATTCATTTTTATTTTTTGAAGGTATTAGAGTCCACACTCTTCTTTGTTTTTCACCGTTATTATAAACAAAATATTCATCTAAAGTTCCAACTCCATCTTCATCCCATGAACCAATCATCTTAGCCTTAAAAGATTTGATTATCTTTCCACTTCTATCTTTTACTAGTCCATATGCTTTTAGTTCCCCATTGAAATAATCTTTTACTACAAATTTAGGGCTTGTTTCATTAAAGTCTTCAAGTTTCATAGCTCCACATCCTGTAAAAAGAAGTACAATAAATAGTACAACTAATAGATTTTTTGTTTTCATGCAACTAAACCTTTATTTAGGTGCATATTTTGATCTCTTGTAAATACTACTTGAACAAGATTTACATTTCTTGTTAAAAAAGCAGCCTCACAATAATTTAAATACATTTTCCACATTCTAATAAAATAATCATCAAAGCCTAAGGCTTTTATCTCTTTAATTCTAGTATTAAAATTTTCATACCAAATATTTAAAGTTTTTGCATAATCTTCTGTAAACTCTTCCATATGTAAAAGATTTAGTCTTGTATGTTTGCTTGTGCTTTTTAAAATTCTTGATACACTTGGAAGATGTCCACCTGGGAAGATATATTTTTGAATAAAGTCAGTTCCTTTAGAATAAGATTCATATCTATTATCAGGCATTGTGATAATTTGTAGCGCTAAAACTCCACTTGGTTTAAGTAAGGCTTCACATTTTTTAAAGAAAATATCAAAATACTCTTTACCTACTGCTTCAAACATCTCAACTGCAATGATTGCATCATATTTACCCTCTAAATCTCTATAGTCTTTTAAGAAAATATCAATACTCTCTTCAATTTTATTCTCTTTAAACTTTTTCTCACATAATTTTTTTTGTTCACTACTTAAAGTTACAGTTGTTACTTTACACTTTCTTTCTTTTGCTAAGTGCATTGCCATAGATCCCCAACCAGAACCAATTTCAAGTACTCTATCACCTTCTTTGATATTTAATTTATTTGCTAAGTGAGATATTTTTCTTTTTTGAGCCTCATAAAGTGATTCATTTGGATTTTCAAAAATAGCTGCTGAGTACATCATAGTTTCATCTAAAAATAGTTTATAGAAGTCATTTGATAAATCATAATGCTCTGAGATATTTTTTCTAGAGTTTTTCTTTGAGTTTTTTCTTAAAAGATGTTTTACTTTATTAAAATGAGGTAAGATATTGATAAAGAAATTGTTTTTATCATGCTCACTTTTTACACCTAAATCATCAGAGTTTATCAAAGCTAACTCAATAAGTTTTGTTAAATCATTTGTTTCAAAATCCTCATCCATATAACTCTCAGCAAAGCCAACATCACCATATAAAGCTATTTTTGAAAAAAAACTATAGTTATTTAGTTTTAAAAATACTTCTTTTTCTTCCTTATTACCATAATGATTTATCTCGTTGTTTGGAAATTGTACTTTTAAATTTCCTTCTTTTAATTTTGAAAAAAAAGAGTGTCCAAATTTATGCCATACCTTTTTCATTTTAATATCTCCTTTTTGTATCTATATCTTCTATACTATTAAACTTCAAGCCCTTTTTATAAAGTTTCAAGGATTGCCATAAAGTCCTTGTCACAACAAAAAAAGTTAAAAAAGTGTGCTTTAAAAATAGTTTTATAATATTTTTATTAGTGAACTCTAAAGGTGTCCCACTAAAAGATGCTGTTAGCATTTTTTTCTTTTCTTCAAATAAATCTATTTTTAAAGCCACGTTTGATTTGTCATATCTAAATAAAAAACTATAATCCCCATCTCTTTTAAAAAAAGGTGATACATACATATCTTTTGGAATCTCACCTCTATAAAGGTTATGTCCTCTATGAGTTAGTTTAACAGGATAAATAACTCTTCCTCCATTATAATTATGAACTTCTGCAAGTATATAATCTAGCTCTTCATTTTTATTAAATATTAAAAGTAAACTAATAGGATTAAATACAAAATTTAAAATTCTAGGAAGAGTTATAAATCTAAGCTTATGGGGTTTTTGAATGTCAAATTTTTCTAAAAGTTCATCAACGTTTTCTAAAAAATTTTCTTGTTTCCCAAAATGATCTTTGCTTTTAAAAGAAAAAAGATTGAGTTTATTATATGAGAATAGTTTAGTTTTTAACTCTTCTAAACTATTTGTATCAATATCAAGCATAAAAAATTTATACTTAAAATCATGAGCTTTTGGAAGAAATCTTTTATGGTAGATTACTCCATCATAAAATTGATGTGCACTCATAGTTCACATCCAAACATTGAAGCTATAGTATTTGCACTCCAAAGTCCATCTTCATGAAAACCGTATCGCCAATAAGCTCCTGCATAATAAGTGTTGTTTATACCGTTTATTTCATCTCTTCTTTTTTGAGCCTCAATTGCTTTTTTATCAAACTGCGGATGAGAATATGAAATTCTCTCAATTATTTCATCTACACTATCTATTTCATTTAATGACACAAAATAGTCTTTATTTGTTTTTAGATTTTGTAGAGTATTAATCCAATATGATAAAGTAATCGAGTTATCGTTCTTTTTATCTGTTTTATAATTCCATGCAGCATAAATATCTTTATTTGGATATAAAACTTTTCTGTCAGTATGAAGTAGGGCGTCATTTTTTTTGTATTTAAAACAATCTAAAACTTCTTTTTCATTTTCACTTGCATCATCCAAAAGCTCTAGTGCATCAGGAGCGTGCATTGCAAATACAACTTTATCATAGATTTTAGTTTCATCATTTTCAAAAGTTATAAATACTCCATCTGCTTTTCTTTCAACTTTTTTGATATTTGAGTTTAAGAAAATTTGACCAGAGATTTTTTCTTTGATTTTATTTACATAATTTACACTACCATTTGATACAGTGAGCCATTGATGATGAGTAGTTACACCTAATAATCCGTGATTTTTAAAAAACTGTAAAAATGTTCTTGCAGGAAAGTCATTCATCTTATCACTTGGTGTTGACCAAATAGATGCACCCATAGGAATAATGTATCTTTCTTTAAAAGCTTCTCCATACTCTTTTAGGTAATCACCTAAATCTTTATCCAAATCTTTACTGTTAGTTTCTAAATCTTTATTTGCTTTTTTATTAAACTTCATTATGTCATTTATCATAGAGTAGTGAGAAAGATTAAAAAGGTTTTTTTTCTGAAAAAACAGACCACCTATAGAGTTTCCATTGTAAGCTATGTTTTCATTTTTATCCCAGAAACCAAAACTCATATCACTTTTTTCTATTTTAACATCAAGCTTTTCAAAAAGTTTTGTTAAAAGAGGATATGTTTCATGATTGAAAACTAAAAAGCCTGTATCAACTCCAAATTTCTTACCATCTTCTTCAACTTGTGTAGTTCTTGCATGACCACCAAGTCTATGCTCTTTTTCATATAAATCTACATGATGTCTTTGGCTTAGAAGATAAGCACTACCTAAACCGCTAATTCCTGCTCCTAGTACTGCTATTTTCATTTGTATCTTCCTTTTTCATCTTGTTTTGTGTAAATTAAACTATTTACATTTATATAATCACTTAAAAAATCTATGATTTTCTTTTGTTCTTCTTTTGCCATAAATGGCTTTCTGTTCATAATCCATAAATTTTCTAAATCATCATCTGCAACAACTGCACTTTTATAATTGTTTAGGTAAATCACATTGTATTTTTTTGAAAAAATCCAAAAGTAGGTCATTTTCATACTTGACATAGAATCATCATCCAAAGCTTTTGCAATACCTGAATACTCTATTAGTTTTCCACCTATTTGATTTTCAAAACATCTGTTGAATACTTTATATTTGTTAGTATCTATTAAAGAGTATTCAACAGTTGAGGCTATACAGTTTTCTTGAAAACTGTTGTGTGTACGAGCAATCTCATACCAAATTCCACTAAAAGATTTAGGGTCAACAAATTGGACTGACTTTAAAGGCTTTGAATGTAATAATGAGAACATAGCTAAAATAATAAATAATTTTACACTCATATTGACACCTAAATGTTTTAGTAAGGTAATATTAACAGCTATTAATTACTTTTAATAGCTGTTTTTTGTCACTTTATAAAAAACTATTATTTTTTATATTTTAAAAGAAGAGTAATTGCAAATATTTTAAGAATTACTGGTAAGATTGAGTAAAGTAAAGCTAAAATGCTCAAAGAAAAACTGCTAGGGTTTACAGTATTAAAAGATACTAGCTCTAAAGATACAAAAGTAATAGCAACACTTAAAGCTAATGCTAGTTTTGTAAACATCGCCCAAAAACCAAAAAGTGTTCCTGAGATTTCATTTCCTATTTTTTTTGAACTTTGCGCTAAATCTGCTTGAATAGAAGAGGGTAGAGCCATATCAGCTCCCAAACAAATACCTGTAAAAAATGTAATAAAAGCAAACTTTATATACTCACCTTCGTTTATAAAAGGAGTAAAACAAAAGAAAAAAGAAGCTACTATCATAGATATAATCCATGTTTTCTTTTTAGATATTTTTTTTGATAAATTAAGCCAAAATGGAACAGCAATAATTGCACTTATAAAATATAAAAGTAATAAAGCTCCGGTAAATTGTGGTGTTTGCAAGTAGTGCTGTACATAAAATAAAAAAAGAGTTGCTGGAATTGCATTTGCTAAATTATTTATCAAAAAAGCTAAAAATAGTCTTTTGGCTTCTTTAAATTCATTATAAAAAAGTTTCAATGAATTTAAAAAACTAATATTATTTAATTCTAATGTAGGCTCTTTTATACCAAAAAGAAAAATAGCTAATATACAAGGAAGTAAAAAAGCAAGTAAATAAAATATAAGCTCTAAACTTTTACTTGAATCATCAGATACACCCAGCAGAAATGGAAGTAATAAAACTAAAAGCACTCCAATTATTGCAAAAACTTCTCTACTAAAAGAGAGTTTAGAGTTATGAAAACTATTTTTACCCAAGACAGCATTTAGTGCAAGATAAGGAATATTTAGTAAACTCCAAGCAATATAAGTAATAACTGAAAATAAAATCAAAGATAAAGTAGGGTAGTTTTCAAAGGGGTTTACTAAAAAATAAAAGCCAAAAACTAAAAGAATAGAACCAAATAAAATCAAACTTTTTTTACTAAAGTATTTATCACAAGCTCTCCCAATAAATGGATCAGCTATCATATCTAAAACTCTTGCAATAAATAAAGTTATTCCTACAAGTGCTGTATTTAGACCAATTGATTCAACATAATATGTGGGAAGATATATATACAAAGGCATTCCTAATATTGCTATTGGAATAGCTAAACTACCATATATTAAAACCCCTTTATTATTCATGCTTTTATCTTATTTTTTATAAAGCGTAAAATTGACTTTAATACAGGTACTTTTTCATAAATATTTGAAGCAGCATCCCAATAATCAATATGTGATACAACTTTTAAGTCTTCATTTAATTCAATTCTACTAACTCCTGTAAAACTCTCTACATCTTTACAATTTTTGTATTTAAATATAAAGTTCCATTGTAAATATGCAATATTTTTATTTTCTACTATCTCTTTTACAATAAACCTTGGTTCATCTAGTGATTTATACATATGGTCAAAAATATTATATATTGAGTTTATTCCTTTTGTTTTTTGAAAAGGGTCTTCAAAATATATATCTTCACTAAAAATATCTTCGTACTCTTGTATAGATATATCTTTATTTAAATTTTCAAAAAATAAAGCATAGTTTTGTATATGTTTTGAATAATTCATTTTAACAATCCTTTTGTAATTGCTAAAGAAATTTTATAAGGTAGAATATTTAATAAATACAAGAAAAATGAAAGTTTAAATGGAAACTTTATTTCAAACTTATATCCTTTATCTAAATTATGAAAAATCTTAAGTGCTGCTGTTTTACTACTCATTAGTTGAGGCATATCAAAATTGTTTTTATTTGTAAGTCTAGTTTTGACAAATCCATGATTTATTATTTGAAGTTCAATATTTTTCTTTAGAAGTTCAGGCTGAATAGCTTGTGCAAAATTTACGAGTGCAGCTTTACTAGATCCATAAGCACCTGCATTTGGTAAACCAAAATAGCTTGATAAACTTGCATTAAAAACTAATTTTCCAAAACCTTGATTCTCAAATTTTGGTGTAATGATATTTGTAAGTCTTACAGCTCCTAAATAATTTATATCTGTCATTTTTTCAAAATCTTCTATATTTAAACTATCTAAGGGTGAAACTTCATAAACCCCTGCATTAAAAATACATACATCAAGGTAGTTTAATTTTTTCCATACACATAAAGCTGCTTCATTTATAGATGAACTATTTTGAACATCTATATCTTTTAAAAATAAAGTTTGTTTAAAAGATGACTTTAAACTATTTAGCTCATGAGAGTGTTTTGTATCTCTAGAACTAGCTACTACTGTATAGCCATTTTGTAAATATAATTTTGTAAGCTCATAGCCAATGCCACTACTTGCACCAATTATCCATATATTTTTAGACATAATAAATCCTTTATTTAAAAAGACTTGTATAATAAGCAGCTTTATTAACAACTAAATCTTTATTGCTCCAAATGTCATTTATAACTGATACCATATCAGGCTCAAAATGCATTA includes the following:
- a CDS encoding nuclear transport factor 2 family protein, translating into MNYSKHIQNYALFFENLNKDISIQEYEDIFSEDIYFEDPFQKTKGINSIYNIFDHMYKSLDEPRFIVKEIVENKNIAYLQWNFIFKYKNCKDVESFTGVSRIELNEDLKVVSHIDYWDAASNIYEKVPVLKSILRFIKNKIKA
- a CDS encoding SDR family NAD(P)-dependent oxidoreductase, whose product is MSKNIWIIGASSGIGYELTKLYLQNGYTVVASSRDTKHSHELNSLKSSFKQTLFLKDIDVQNSSSINEAALCVWKKLNYLDVCIFNAGVYEVSPLDSLNIEDFEKMTDINYLGAVRLTNIITPKFENQGFGKLVFNASLSSYFGLPNAGAYGSSKAALVNFAQAIQPELLKKNIELQIINHGFVKTRLTNKNNFDMPQLMSSKTAALKIFHNLDKGYKFEIKFPFKLSFFLYLLNILPYKISLAITKGLLK